One Lutra lutra chromosome 7, mLutLut1.2, whole genome shotgun sequence DNA window includes the following coding sequences:
- the ERG28 gene encoding ergosterol biosynthetic protein 28 homolog isoform X3 codes for MSRFLNVLRSWLVMVSIIAVGNTLQSFRDHTFLYEKLYTGKPDLVNGLQARTFGIWTLLSSVIRCLCAIDIHNKTYVREGRVLASYRWKSGCTTSHSGPSSSLWGTSCPSCLSLGLQLPQLASWPP; via the exons ATGAGCCGTTTCTTGAACGTGTTACGAAGCTGGCTGGTTATGGTGTCCATCATAGCCGTAGGGAACACCCTGCAGAGTTTCCGAGACCACACCTTTCTCTATGAAAAGCTCTACACAGGCAAGCCGGATCTCG TGAATGGCCTCCAGGCTCGGACTTTTGGGATCTGGACACTGCTGTCATCAGTGATTCGCTGCCTCTGTGCCATCGACATCCACAACAAGACGTATGTAAGGGAAGGAAGAGTTTTAGCATCCTATCGTTGGAAATCAG GCTGTACCACATCACACTCTGGACCTTCCTCCTCGCTCTGGGGCACTTCCTGTCCGAGTTGTTTGTCTTTGGGACTGCAGCTCCCACAATTGGCGTCTTGGCCCCCCTGA
- the ERG28 gene encoding ergosterol biosynthetic protein 28 homolog isoform X2, with translation MSRFLNVLRSWLVMVSIIAVGNTLQSFRDHTFLYEKLYTGKPDLVNGLQARTFGIWTLLSSVIRCLCAIDIHNKTLYHITLWTFLLALGHFLSELFVFGTAAPTIGVLAPLMVASFSILGMLVGLRYLEVEPVSRQKKRN, from the exons ATGAGCCGTTTCTTGAACGTGTTACGAAGCTGGCTGGTTATGGTGTCCATCATAGCCGTAGGGAACACCCTGCAGAGTTTCCGAGACCACACCTTTCTCTATGAAAAGCTCTACACAGGCAAGCCGGATCTCG TGAATGGCCTCCAGGCTCGGACTTTTGGGATCTGGACACTGCTGTCATCAGTGATTCGCTGCCTCTGTGCCATCGACATCCACAACAAGAC GCTGTACCACATCACACTCTGGACCTTCCTCCTCGCTCTGGGGCACTTCCTGTCCGAGTTGTTTGTCTTTGGGACTGCAGCTCCCACAATTGGCGTCTTGGCCCCCCTGATGGTGGCAA GTTTCTCAATCCTGGGTATGCTAGTTGGCCTCCGGTACCTAGAAGTCGAACCAGTATccagacagaagaagagaaactga
- the ERG28 gene encoding ergosterol biosynthetic protein 28 homolog isoform X1: MSRFLNVLRSWLVMVSIIAVGNTLQSFRDHTFLYEKLYTGKPDLVNGLQARTFGIWTLLSSVIRCLCAIDIHNKTYAVPHHTLDLPPRSGALPVRVVCLWDCSSHNWRLGPPDGGKFLNPGYASWPPVPRSRTSIQTEEEKLRPALTTSETSSSTFRPLPSSSILFFLLHPEPSYHS, from the exons ATGAGCCGTTTCTTGAACGTGTTACGAAGCTGGCTGGTTATGGTGTCCATCATAGCCGTAGGGAACACCCTGCAGAGTTTCCGAGACCACACCTTTCTCTATGAAAAGCTCTACACAGGCAAGCCGGATCTCG TGAATGGCCTCCAGGCTCGGACTTTTGGGATCTGGACACTGCTGTCATCAGTGATTCGCTGCCTCTGTGCCATCGACATCCACAACAAGACGTAT GCTGTACCACATCACACTCTGGACCTTCCTCCTCGCTCTGGGGCACTTCCTGTCCGAGTTGTTTGTCTTTGGGACTGCAGCTCCCACAATTGGCGTCTTGGCCCCCCTGATGGTGGCAA GTTTCTCAATCCTGGGTATGCTAGTTGGCCTCCGGTACCTAGAAGTCGAACCAGTATccagacagaagaagagaaactgaggccggCGTTAACCACCTCTGAGACTTCGTCTTCCACCTTCCGTCCCCTTCCGTCATCCTCCATCCTCTTCTTTCTGCTCCATCCTGAGCCCTCTTACCACTCCTAG